From Paenibacillus sp. PvR098:
CCGGAATGTATAAATAAGTCTATTCTTTATCACACTTGGAGGTAGGAATTAACATGACTATGATGTTAAAAACCCATCAATGCGGAGCCTTAAGTAAGGCGAACGTAGGAGAAACGGTAACTTTGAACGGTTGGGTGCAGCGCCGTCGCGATTTAGGCGGCGTGCTCTTCATTGATCTGCGTGACCGCAGCGGTATCGTGCAAACCGTCTTCAATCCGGATTTTTCCGGGGAAGCTCTTGCCGTAGCCGATCGCGCACGTAACGAGTATGTATTGGCCGTTCGCGGGAAAGTTGTTGAACGGGATGCGGAGACGATCAATCCGAACATTCCGACCGGTGAGATCGAAGTTCAAATCACTGAAATCGAGATCATGAATGCAGCCAAAAACCCACCGTTCTTCATCGAAGACGGCATCGAAATCGATGAATCGCTGCGCCTCAAATACCGTTATCTCGATCTTCGCCGTCCGGAAATGCAGCGTACCTTGATGCTTCGCTCTAAAGCCGCAAAGGTATTCCGCGATTTCCTCGACGAGAACGGCTTTATAGACGTGGAAACGCCTATTTTAACGAAGAGCACGCCAGAAGGCGCACGTGACTATCTCGTGCCGAGCCGGGTTCATCCGGGCGAGTTTTTCGCACTTCCGCAGTCGCCTCAAATCTTTAAGCAGCTGCTGATGGTCGGGGGATTGGAGCGTTATTATCAGATCGCCCGCTGCTTCCGCGACGAAGATCTGCGTGCCGACCGCCAGCCGGAATTCACTCAGGTGGACATTGAGACATCATTCTTGTCGCAGGATCAGCTGCTGGAACTGATGGAACAGCTGGTTGTGAAATTGTTCCAAGTAACAGCCGGTGTGGAGATTCCTACTCCGTTCCAGCGTATCAGCTACGCGGACGCGATGGGGAAATACGGCTCGGATAAGCCTGACCTCCGTTTCGGTCTCGAACTGAAGGATGTGTCGGACGTTGTTGCCGAATCGGGCGTGCAGGTATTTGCCAACGTCATCAAGAAGGGCGGCCAAGTGAAGGCGCTGAACGCTAAGGGATGCGCAGCATGGAGCCGTAAGGAAATCGACGATCTGGGCGTATTCGCATCGCGTTACGGCGCCAAGGGCCTTGCTTGGATGACTTACAAGGAAGGCGAACTGAAAGGACCGATCGTGAAGTTCTTCAGTGAGCAGGAGCTTGAAGCCTTGAAGGAACGCTTAGAGGCTGAAGAAGGAGACCTGCTGCTGTTCTCCGCCGACACGAAGAAGGTCGTTGCGGATGTACTGGGCAACCTTCGCCTCAAAATCGGCCGCCAGCTTGGCCTGATTGACGAAAGCAAGTTCAAATTCGCTTGGGTGGTTGATTTCCCGCTGCTTGGCTATGACGAGGAAGAGAAGCGTTATGTGGCGGAGCACCATCCGTTCACGCGTCCGAAGGAAGAGGACCTGCATTACTTCGATACAGACCCGGGCCAAATTCGCGCTCAAGCTTACGACCTCGTGCTGAACGGCTACGAAGTGGGCGGAGGCTCCATGCGGATCTATCAAAGAGATGTGCAGGAGAAAATGTTCGGGGCTCTTGGCTTCTCCAAAGAAGAAGCACAAGAGAAATTCGGCTTCCTGCTGGAAGCTTTCGAGTACGGTACGCCTCCACACGGGGGGATTGCCTTCGGTTTCGACCGCCTGGTCATGCTGATTACCGGACGCAGCAACCTGCGTGAGACGATCGCATTCCCGAAAACCGCAAGTGCCACGGATCTCTTGACCGATGCACCGGGAACGGTAGATGATAAGCAGTTGGAACAGTTGTCGATCCGGCTGGCATTGAAGCAGCCGTCGTCTAAATAAACGATTAGGAAAAGGAGTGTGAGCTTGCCCATATGCTGCACCAATTTTCCCGAACAGAGCTTGCCATTGGCCCAGAAGGGCTCGAGGTGATGAAGAATAGCACGGTAGCGGTGCTTGGCATCGGCGGCGTCGGTTCAATTGCCGCCGAGGCGCTGGCCCGTACCGGCATTGGCCGGATCGTGATGATCGACAAGGATGTCGTCGATATTACGAACATTAATCGTCAAGTGCATGCGTTGATGTCGACCGTTGGTCAGCCGAAAGCGGATTTGATGAGAGATCGCGTTCTGCAGATTAATCCGGAATGCGACGCCATAGCGCTGCGCATGTTTTATACGGAAGAAACGTATGAGAAGCTGTTTGAGTATCCGCTGGATTATGTCATTGACGCTTCGGATACGATCAGCTATAAAATTCATTTGATCAAGCAATGTCTTCAGCGCAAGATTCCGCTCATCTCCAGTATGGGCGCTGCCAACAAGATGGACCCTACCCGCTTTCAGGTAGCTGACATCTCGAAGACAACCGTCGATCCGCTGGCCCGTGTCATCCGGCACAAGCTGCGTAAGGAAGGCATCAAGAAAGGCGTGAAGGTGGTCTTCTCTACGGAGGAGCCAATGAAGCCGCGTGTGGACGTTACTCAAAAAATCGTGCCGGAGAACGCTCCGGAAATTCGCAAAGCACAGCAGCCTCCTGCCAGTAATGCTTTTGTACCGCCTGTGGTCGGACTGATCTCGGTGAGCGTCGCGGTGAAGGAATTGCTGGCGAAAGCTGGCATCAAGTGAGTTGAACCCTTATAAAACATGTAAAAAAGCATCCATCCGAGCAAACAAGCTCATGGATGCTTTTTTGCATGTTTACAATAAAATACAAAAAAAAGTTAAAAGCAGGGCATACTGTTATCGTTTGTGTTGCATTTCACTATATGGTCATATGGGGTGTCCTGGGATGGAAAAACATCGGAAAGCTTCTCAATACAGGCGATATTTAGCTGTGGTAGGTACGTTAAACGTTAATTTTCTTCATCTGCGCAAGCCATGGGTCGTCGCTTGGTGGTCTGCGGCATTCCCCGGTTTCGGACATTTGCAGCTGGGTATAAACATCAAAGGCTTCATTCTTATCTTG
This genomic window contains:
- the aspS gene encoding aspartate--tRNA ligase; its protein translation is MTMMLKTHQCGALSKANVGETVTLNGWVQRRRDLGGVLFIDLRDRSGIVQTVFNPDFSGEALAVADRARNEYVLAVRGKVVERDAETINPNIPTGEIEVQITEIEIMNAAKNPPFFIEDGIEIDESLRLKYRYLDLRRPEMQRTLMLRSKAAKVFRDFLDENGFIDVETPILTKSTPEGARDYLVPSRVHPGEFFALPQSPQIFKQLLMVGGLERYYQIARCFRDEDLRADRQPEFTQVDIETSFLSQDQLLELMEQLVVKLFQVTAGVEIPTPFQRISYADAMGKYGSDKPDLRFGLELKDVSDVVAESGVQVFANVIKKGGQVKALNAKGCAAWSRKEIDDLGVFASRYGAKGLAWMTYKEGELKGPIVKFFSEQELEALKERLEAEEGDLLLFSADTKKVVADVLGNLRLKIGRQLGLIDESKFKFAWVVDFPLLGYDEEEKRYVAEHHPFTRPKEEDLHYFDTDPGQIRAQAYDLVLNGYEVGGGSMRIYQRDVQEKMFGALGFSKEEAQEKFGFLLEAFEYGTPPHGGIAFGFDRLVMLITGRSNLRETIAFPKTASATDLLTDAPGTVDDKQLEQLSIRLALKQPSSK
- a CDS encoding tRNA threonylcarbamoyladenosine dehydratase, with translation MLHQFSRTELAIGPEGLEVMKNSTVAVLGIGGVGSIAAEALARTGIGRIVMIDKDVVDITNINRQVHALMSTVGQPKADLMRDRVLQINPECDAIALRMFYTEETYEKLFEYPLDYVIDASDTISYKIHLIKQCLQRKIPLISSMGAANKMDPTRFQVADISKTTVDPLARVIRHKLRKEGIKKGVKVVFSTEEPMKPRVDVTQKIVPENAPEIRKAQQPPASNAFVPPVVGLISVSVAVKELLAKAGIK